From one Bacteroides intestinalis DSM 17393 genomic stretch:
- a CDS encoding MFS transporter codes for MHETGPFSIPAIRDFVPPKLRPWIIIAFVIVFQFSGGLYLAAVNEMVGSTALMQEDIMMAGYASMVGMGLTFAIMFRLKFRFTSKASLMTCSIALIISNLICMHTHSIPVLVITCFFAGIFRMWATFECNSTIQLWLTPKRDLSVFFCFIYLLVQSCIQLSGLVTIYTAFWAKWEYMHWLIIGLLLLVMLVTLWLFRSYRSLPKLPLFGIDWLGALMWGLVLLCILFVCVYGEHYDWYQSFQIRVATIIGTLILVLNLWRASFIRHPFIALKTWTYRSVWLPFILYIVIDILLAPSHLFEHVYMEGILGYDALNVISLNWVVLLGIVVGAGFTFFTFSRRKWRYKTMTVIAFSSITGYLMYFYFGIEYALPKETLFIPLFLRSFGYVMIAICFLTVLSRVPFQHFFQAVSVQSFVSAGFGGALGTAILGHALNGAMKKNAMLLGAGLDHVNPFASRISAGELYGVVQQQALMISMKELYGWLILLALFCLLVFLVYESDIRPYKVLHPTYRSIRRFVKHELRMDKKLEATG; via the coding sequence ATGCACGAAACAGGACCTTTTTCCATTCCGGCTATCCGTGATTTTGTACCTCCTAAACTGCGCCCCTGGATTATCATTGCCTTTGTCATAGTCTTCCAGTTCTCCGGTGGTCTCTATTTGGCGGCAGTCAATGAGATGGTTGGCTCTACGGCATTAATGCAGGAGGACATTATGATGGCAGGTTATGCTTCTATGGTGGGCATGGGGTTGACATTTGCCATCATGTTCCGCCTGAAGTTCCGTTTTACTTCGAAGGCTTCGTTGATGACGTGCAGCATTGCCCTGATTATTTCTAATCTGATATGTATGCATACACATAGTATTCCCGTGCTGGTAATCACCTGTTTCTTTGCAGGTATCTTCCGCATGTGGGCCACGTTCGAATGTAATTCTACCATTCAATTATGGCTTACTCCCAAACGGGATTTATCGGTATTCTTCTGTTTTATCTACTTGCTGGTGCAGAGTTGTATTCAGCTATCGGGATTGGTAACAATCTATACGGCCTTCTGGGCGAAGTGGGAGTATATGCACTGGTTGATTATTGGTTTATTGCTATTGGTGATGCTGGTTACATTGTGGTTATTCCGTAGTTATCGCTCCTTGCCGAAATTACCGTTGTTTGGTATCGATTGGTTGGGGGCTTTGATGTGGGGGCTTGTGCTGTTGTGTATCCTTTTTGTCTGTGTGTATGGGGAACATTATGACTGGTATCAATCTTTCCAGATACGGGTGGCAACTATCATCGGTACGCTGATTCTTGTATTGAACCTGTGGCGTGCATCTTTCATCCGCCATCCGTTTATTGCTTTGAAGACGTGGACGTATCGCTCTGTTTGGCTTCCCTTTATACTATATATAGTAATAGATATTTTGTTGGCACCATCACATCTGTTCGAACATGTTTATATGGAAGGTATATTGGGGTATGATGCCTTGAATGTAATTTCACTCAACTGGGTGGTACTGCTGGGGATTGTTGTGGGAGCAGGCTTTACCTTCTTCACTTTCTCCCGTCGCAAATGGCGTTATAAGACAATGACGGTGATTGCATTTTCTTCCATTACCGGATATCTGATGTATTTCTATTTCGGCATTGAGTATGCTTTGCCGAAGGAAACATTGTTTATACCGCTGTTTCTACGTAGCTTCGGGTATGTGATGATAGCTATTTGCTTCCTTACAGTGCTGTCTCGTGTTCCCTTCCAGCATTTCTTCCAGGCGGTGTCTGTGCAGTCGTTTGTCAGTGCCGGATTTGGTGGAGCTCTGGGCACGGCCATTTTAGGACATGCTCTGAATGGGGCTATGAAGAAGAATGCAATGCTGCTGGGCGCTGGATTAGATCATGTAAACCCTTTTGCCAGCCGGATATCTGCAGGAGAACTATATGGTGTTGTACAACAACAGGCCCTGATGATTTCGATGAAAGAGCTGTACGGCTGGCTTATTCTGTTAGCTTTGTTTTGTCTGTTGGTGTTCTTGGTTTACGAGAGTGACATTCGGCCGTATAAAGTACTGCATCCTACTTACCGCTCTATTCGCCGTTTTGTGAAGCATGAGTTGCGTATGGACAAGAAATTGGAAGCCACAGGCTAA
- a CDS encoding HlyD family secretion protein → MERKKKKLIYNVVVSLLLIAGLVWVCSHFVHLGSVAYTDNAQVKQLIVPVNSRVQGFIKKIYFDEYQEVRKGDTLALIEDSEFRFRLAQAEADFQNAISGKNAVATTVHTTQNNIAVSDAGLQEAKVRLDNAEREYHRYKNLLAQDAVTKQQYDAVQTDYEASKARYELLLRQRQSTTLVKQEQTHRLEQTDAGIKLAQAALELARLNLSYTVILAPCDGTTGRKDIQEGQLLQPGQTVVDIVDENERWVVANYKETQTTYIREGQPVEIEVDAVPGIIFKGIVKSISRATGASFSLLPQDNSAGNFVKVEQRVPIRIEFSTGNRPEDMERLRAGMNVECVVNY, encoded by the coding sequence ATGGAACGCAAAAAGAAAAAACTGATTTATAACGTAGTGGTTAGTCTCTTACTTATTGCCGGGCTGGTGTGGGTATGCTCTCATTTCGTCCACCTCGGCAGTGTAGCTTATACTGACAATGCACAGGTAAAACAGCTGATTGTCCCCGTCAACAGCCGCGTGCAAGGCTTTATCAAGAAGATCTATTTCGATGAATACCAGGAAGTGCGTAAAGGTGACACCTTAGCATTGATTGAAGATTCCGAGTTCCGTTTCCGTCTGGCACAGGCTGAGGCTGATTTTCAGAATGCTATTTCGGGAAAGAATGCAGTGGCCACCACGGTACATACCACTCAGAATAATATTGCCGTATCCGATGCAGGTTTACAGGAAGCTAAAGTTCGCCTGGACAATGCCGAGCGTGAATACCACCGATATAAAAACCTTCTGGCACAGGATGCTGTCACCAAACAACAGTACGATGCTGTGCAGACAGATTACGAAGCATCCAAGGCACGTTATGAACTTCTGCTTCGTCAGCGCCAATCTACAACTTTAGTAAAGCAGGAACAGACCCATCGTCTGGAACAAACAGATGCAGGTATCAAACTGGCACAGGCTGCTTTGGAATTGGCGCGTCTGAATCTTTCTTATACCGTTATCCTTGCTCCCTGCGACGGAACTACCGGACGGAAAGATATTCAGGAAGGGCAGTTGCTACAACCCGGGCAGACTGTGGTTGACATTGTTGACGAAAATGAAAGATGGGTAGTAGCCAATTACAAAGAAACTCAGACTACCTATATCCGGGAAGGTCAGCCGGTAGAAATAGAAGTGGATGCCGTGCCCGGAATTATTTTTAAGGGTATTGTGAAATCTATTTCCCGTGCTACGGGTGCCAGTTTTTCTCTTCTACCGCAGGACAATTCCGCAGGGAACTTCGTAAAGGTGGAACAACGTGTTCCTATCCGCATTGAGTTCTCTACCGGGAACCGTCCGGAAGATATGGAGCGCCTGCGTGCCGGTATGAATGTGGAGTGTGTAGTAAACTATTGA
- a CDS encoding cupin domain-containing protein, which produces MKELAVKNYRTAEGQKISQDGNEFTVKPIVAQADVNQCRVNFVEVEPGSFAYGYHYHETDEEVFYIISGTGIVRTINGDVTVKAGDAITFPAGPEGAHVIRNGSDTEKLVYIDFDTNNLPEIVHFPDTNQVMAYGKFSNGIYDKK; this is translated from the coding sequence ATGAAAGAACTTGCAGTAAAGAATTACAGGACCGCAGAAGGTCAGAAAATTAGCCAGGATGGTAATGAATTTACAGTGAAACCGATTGTTGCGCAGGCGGATGTGAACCAGTGCCGTGTGAACTTTGTAGAAGTGGAGCCGGGTAGTTTTGCCTATGGATACCATTATCATGAAACGGATGAAGAGGTATTCTATATTATCAGCGGTACAGGTATCGTTCGTACCATCAATGGGGATGTTACAGTGAAAGCCGGTGATGCAATTACTTTTCCTGCGGGTCCGGAAGGTGCGCATGTTATTCGCAACGGATCGGATACGGAAAAGCTGGTTTATATTGATTTCGACACGAATAATCTCCCGGAGATTGTACACTTTCCTGATACGAACCAGGTGATGGCTTATGGAAAATTCTCTAATGGAATTTATGATAAGAAGTAG
- a CDS encoding A1S_2505 family phage non-structural protein: protein MKTRITSNRITELRPDEIFVFGSNLEGAHGGGAAYLAWKKWGAIWGQGTGLQGQTYGIPTMHGGPGAIKPYVNEFIRFAKEHSQYTFLVTEIGCGIAGFAPKEIAPLFKEAANVPNIHLPQRFWDVLNAK from the coding sequence ATGAAAACAAGAATTACCTCTAATCGTATCACAGAACTACGCCCGGACGAGATATTCGTTTTCGGTAGTAACCTGGAAGGCGCACATGGTGGCGGAGCCGCTTATCTGGCATGGAAAAAATGGGGAGCCATCTGGGGACAAGGAACCGGATTGCAAGGACAAACCTATGGTATTCCGACTATGCACGGAGGGCCGGGAGCCATCAAACCTTATGTAAATGAATTTATCCGCTTTGCTAAAGAACACTCACAATACACTTTCCTTGTTACAGAAATAGGATGCGGCATTGCCGGTTTTGCCCCAAAAGAAATTGCTCCTCTATTTAAAGAAGCTGCAAACGTGCCCAATATCCACCTGCCTCAGCGTTTCTGGGATGTACTGAATGCAAAATAA
- a CDS encoding glycoside hydrolase family 43 protein — MLTLQSCGVKQPVQMSGNPLFEGWYADPEGIILNDEYWIFPTYSDKYEKQIFMDAFSSTDLVNWTKHERIIDNKAVKWVWRAMWAPAIVKKDNKYFLFFGGNDIQNDNEYGGIGVGVADRPEGPYQDYLGRPLIDKIYNRAQPIDQFVFQDKDGSYYMYYGGWGRCNVVKLKDDFTGLLPFEDGTYYREVTPENYTEGPFMFIRDGKYYFMWSEGGWGGPDYSVAYAIADNPFGPFKRIGKILQQDPEIATGAGHHSVIHEPKSDKYYIIYHRRPLTETDGNHRATCIDEMTFDKHGYINPVKITFEGVKSNPLK; from the coding sequence ATGTTAACACTTCAGTCCTGTGGTGTAAAGCAACCGGTCCAAATGTCAGGTAATCCTCTTTTTGAAGGATGGTATGCCGATCCCGAAGGTATTATCCTGAACGATGAATATTGGATATTTCCCACTTATTCTGATAAATATGAGAAACAAATATTCATGGATGCTTTTTCTTCAACAGACTTGGTAAATTGGACTAAGCATGAACGTATCATTGACAATAAGGCTGTGAAATGGGTATGGCGTGCTATGTGGGCTCCCGCTATTGTTAAGAAGGATAATAAGTATTTCCTGTTCTTTGGAGGTAATGATATTCAGAATGATAATGAGTACGGTGGTATCGGTGTCGGTGTGGCAGACAGACCGGAGGGACCATATCAGGATTATTTAGGTCGGCCACTCATAGATAAGATATATAATCGTGCTCAACCGATTGACCAGTTTGTATTTCAGGATAAAGATGGTTCATATTATATGTATTATGGAGGTTGGGGAAGATGTAACGTTGTTAAGCTGAAGGATGACTTTACGGGACTTTTACCTTTTGAAGACGGAACTTACTACAGGGAGGTTACACCGGAAAATTATACGGAAGGTCCTTTCATGTTCATTCGCGATGGAAAGTACTATTTTATGTGGTCGGAAGGAGGTTGGGGTGGTCCTGACTACTCAGTGGCTTATGCCATTGCAGATAATCCCTTTGGTCCGTTTAAGCGTATTGGCAAAATACTACAGCAAGATCCGGAGATTGCTACCGGAGCTGGACATCACTCTGTGATTCATGAACCAAAATCTGATAAGTATTATATCATTTACCATCGTCGTCCGTTAACTGAGACAGACGGGAACCATCGTGCAACCTGCATCGATGAAATGACTTTTGATAAGCATGGATATATCAATCCGGTTAAGATAACTTTTGAAGGGGTGAAAAGTAATCCTTTGAAATAA